A genomic stretch from Pochonia chlamydosporia 170 chromosome 4, whole genome shotgun sequence includes:
- a CDS encoding salicylate hydroxylase (similar to Aspergillus niger CBS 513.88 XP_001390112.2) gives MPSSVDPKQGPYDIAIVGSGLGGLSAAIALRRAGHNVTIYERYDFGGEVGASLSCASNGSRFLQEWEVDVSKARPVILKDLIRHDWKTGEIFGTYPLGDYRERFGTDYNNFHRIDLHQHLKHVATTEDGKGIPAQLKVWHKAVDLDPITGKITFENGTVATHDVIVCADGIRSQMREKLGVVPHFMPSDSCCYRCIIHIDKLRELGIQEFAENSAIEFWGGDGIDKIVMSACSDHDVVSCYCFYPAEKNDLKEDGWNISTTGENLAATFPELDERLLTLFRNADDIKMWRLYNHDPYPYWVKGKCCLLGDAAHPMMPDQSQGACMAMEDAGALGIVFSPMYADLDVAEKLRLYELERKPRATRVQESSKRARTDLTERIGWSSAKDRPGKLTIEEVCGYDMHAHVAELVKQGQAAC, from the coding sequence ATGCCAAGCTCTGTTGACCCCAAACAAGGTCCCTACGACATTGCCATCGTCGGCTCAGGATTAGGAGGTCTGTCCGCCGCCATTGCTCTCCGACGAGCCGGTCACAACGTCACAATCTATGAGAGATACGACTTTGGCGGCGAAGTCGGCGCATCGCTCTCCTGCGCATCAAACGGGTCGCGATTCCTCCAAGAATGGGAGGTAGATGTCTCCAAGGCTAGGCCCGTCATCCTCAAAGACCTAATTCGACATGACTGGAAGACCGGCGAGATATTCGGCACATACCCCCTCGGTGATTACCGCGAGCGTTTTGGAACAGACTATAACAACTTCCACCGAATTGATCTTCACCAACACTTAAAGCACGTGGCCACCACTGAAGACGGCAAGGGAATCCCCGCACAACTCAAAGTCTGGCACAAGGCCGTGGATCTTGATCCCATCACGGGCAAGATCACGTTTGAGAACGGCACTGTGGCCACACACGACGTTATTGTGTGCGCAGATGGCATTCGCAGTCAAATGCGAGAAAAGCTCGGCGTCGTCCCGCACTTTATGCCATCCGATTCTTGCTGCTACCGTTGCATCATTCACATCGACAAGCTGCGGGAGCTGGGCATCCAGGAGTTTGCTGAAAACAGCGCCATTGAGTTTTGGGGAGGCGACGGGATTGACAAGATCGTCATGAGTGCTTGCTCGGATCACGATGTTGTCAGCTGCTACTGCTTCTATCCCGCAGAGAAGAATGACTTGAAAGAAGACGGGTGGAACATCTCGACGACTGGAGAGAACCTGGCTGCAACGTTTCCCGAACTGGATGAGCGGCTGCTGACGCTGTTCCGGAATGCTGACGACATCAAGATGTGGCGGTTGTACAATCATGATCCCTATCCATACTGGGTTAAGGGGAAGTGTTGTCTCTTGGGCGACGCGGCTCATCCCATGATGCCAGATCAGTCTCAAGGTGCCTGCATGGCCATGGAAGATGCTGGAGCACTGGGAATCGTCTTCTCCCCCATGTATGCCGACCTGGACGTAGCGGAGAAGCTCCGCCTATATGAGCTGGAGCGCAAGCCTCGCGCGACTCGAGTCCAGGAGAGCAGCAAACGAGCCAGAACAGATCTCACAGAGCGCATTGGCTGGAGTAGTGCGAAGGACAGACCCGGCAAGTTGACCATCGAAGAAGTGTGCGGCTATGATATGCACGCCCATGTAGCCGAGCTGGTTAAGCAGGGCCAAGCGGCCTGCTAA
- a CDS encoding fungal transcriptional regulatory protein (similar to Cordyceps militaris CM01 XP_006665805.1) translates to MGSDSRPVCHRCAQIKQACDGSLPCARCVRLSLPCRPRNAAGTAEEAPNGDVPKARIRRVQTGCLMCKRRKKKCDETKPRCGDCRRLCLDCAWPPERHVKSKPGSGSPEDVIKEDVNGDNGIAAPVPTTKISGHQPSEMMMRDIPIRNSPSPSSSSSGRHDSYDSQSHRSHTSQNSQMGYSNYANFNRPLEQTPMMTVATTTMTMPSSTAMPVTSGIIGELTPDMSPQKLSWDMSASSPIWLDSVTPISNGSPTASIDSVPPAQSLSIYVPQLMPQLSAPQDKALLNHYSTIVSSILSRRSSTENPYNGYLLPMAQSNDLVLHCILALSANHWRKLQPAMGDRGLLHKSKATQALAGLLPHVDTTSADIALVSSLLLCMTELFDGTSEGWKLHLKGAKRLLVTLRKQQGDMMTGHYKFLLRLARFLDSAATTSTCRPPLMGDEAAEAQALDSWSATPDEEDSAVYGIPKELFHLVDRVNTLAELRSTRVDQASEAAFRRHANEIEHRINNWSYEYGGMSRAVSTLTPTTEDVLHATLAFEYAIRLRLHQIVEGYELTDPKVGKYVEGILDCVQKIRYGSPLESCILFPLVMAGGSCWKLEHRVVIQDRLLVMERTCGFGYIYNARDLVERVWSRRDQSEGTGAIVNWARIRYYEMHGLVVF, encoded by the coding sequence ATGGGATCCGACAGCCGACCTGTCTGCCATCGCTGCGCACAGATTAAACAAGCTTGCGATGGCAGTTTACCTTGCGCGCGGTGCGTGCGACTCAGTCTGCCGTGCCGACCTAGAAATGCCGCTGGCACCGCGGAAGAGGCTCCAAACGGCGACGTTCCCAAAGCCAGGATAAGACGAGTACAAACTGGTTGCCTGATGTGCAAGCGCCGCAAGAAGAAGTGCGACGAGACAAAACCGCGCTGCGGTGACTGCCGGCGATTATGTCTTGATTGCGCCTGGCCACCGGAGCGACACGTCAAATCCAAACCTGGCTCTGGGTCCCCAGAGGATGTTATCAAGGAAGACGTCAATGGCGATAATGGCATCGCGGCGCCTGTGCCGACAACTAAAATATCCGGCCATCAACCGTctgagatgatgatgcgagACATACCGATTCGAAACAGCCCGAGCCCGTCTAGTTCAAGCAGTGGGAGACATGATAGCTACGACAGCCAAAGTCATCGCAGCCACACCAGCCAGAATTCTCAAATGGGCTATTCCAATTACGCCAATTTTAATAGACCCTTGGAGCAGACGCCGATGATGACCGTGGCTACGACTACCATGACAATGCCATCGTCGACGGCGATGCCTGTTACATCGGGAATCATTGGCGAACTCACGCCCGATATGAGCCCGCAAAAACTGTCTTGGGATATGTCGGCATCATCTCCCATCTGGCTCGACTCAGTAACACCCATCAGCAACGGCAGCCCAACAGCCTCGATAGATTCCGTGCCTCCCGCGCAGTCGCTCTCAATCTATGTGCCACAGCTCATGCCTCAACTGAGCGCGCCACAAGACAAGGCTCTGCTGAACCACTACTCCACCATCGTGTCTTCAATACTCTCCCGCCGATCTTCGACGGAAAACCCGTATAATGGCTATCTTCTACCGATGGCTCAATCCAACGACCTGGTATTACATTGTATCTTGGCGCTGTCGGCGAATCACTGGCGAAAGCTTCAACCTGCAATGGGCGACCGCGGTCTCTTGCACAAGAGCAAGGCTACACAAGCTCTGGCAGGACTTCTACCGCATGTTGATACGACCAGCGCAGACATCGCGCTAGTGAGTAGCTTGCTGCTCTGCATGACGGAACTGTTTGATGGCACGAGCGAAGGCTGGAAGCTCCACCTTAAAGGCGCAAAGCGCTTATTAGTCACACTGCGGAAACAACAAGGCGATATGATGACCGGCCATTACAAGTTCCTGCTTCGCCTGGCTCGATTCTTAGACTCTGCCGCCACTACGTCGACATGCAGACCGCCCCTCATGGGAGATGAGGCTGCCGAAGCCCAGGCCCTTGATAGCTGGTCCGCCACACccgatgaagaagactcGGCCGTCTACGGCATTCCCAAAGAGCTGTTCCATCTGGTGGACCGCGTCAACACGTTAGCCGAGCTCCGAAGCACCAGAGTAGACCAAGCTTCCGAAGCCGCGTTCCGACGACATGCCAACGAGATTGAGCATCGGATCAATAACTGGTCATACGAGTACGGCGGCATGTCAAGAGCGGTTTCAACGCTTACGCCGACAACCGAGGATGTACTACACGCCACTCTTGCCTTTGAGTATGCAATTCGCCTGCGACTACACCAGATTGTTGAGGGCTACGAGTTGACTGATCCCAAAGTCGGCAAGTATGTCGAGGGCATTCTCGACTGCGTGCAAAAGATTCGATACGGCAGCCCTCTCGAGTCATGTATTCTGTTCCCTCTGGTCATGGCTGGAGGATCATGTTGGAAGCTGGAGCATCGCGTAGTAATCCAAGACCGGCTTTTGGTCATGGAGCGAACCTGTGGGTTTGGCTACATTTACAATGCCAGAGATTTGGTGGAACGAGTTTGGTCACGGCGAGATCAGTCAGAAGGCACGGGTGCCATTGTGAACTGGGCACGAATTCGATACTACGAGATGCACgggctggtggtgttttaA